One genomic window of Acetoanaerobium noterae includes the following:
- a CDS encoding integrase core domain-containing protein: KENGIIQSMSKTGCPYDNAPMERFYKSFKAELIYPNKFNTEDQLDEAVNRYVHVWYNHIRPHSYNGGLTPFEVRNLA, encoded by the coding sequence TAAAGAAAATGGTATTATCCAAAGCATGAGTAAAACTGGCTGTCCATATGATAATGCGCCCATGGAAAGATTCTACAAATCATTTAAAGCAGAGTTAATATATCCAAATAAATTTAATACTGAAGATCAATTAGATGAAGCTGTAAATAGATATGTCCATGTTTGGTACAACCACATTAGACCTCATTCATATAATGGTGGATTAACACCTTTCGAGGTGCGAAATTTGGCTTAA